CCTTCTTCGGTCGAATTGCTCGCAATGGGCATGATGCTGCCCAATCCCTGGAAATGCAGTCGTTCCTTCTCTACATCCTTGTGGATGAGATAAGCTGTAACGGCTTGAGCCCGGGCTTCGGAAAGCTTCTGGTTATAGGCTTCATCTCCCTGATCATCGGTATGTCCGGTGATCTTGATCTCCATGAAAGGATGGTCTTTCAGGACATTGGCCAGAGCATTCAATTCCTTCTGTGAAGAGGGTAGGAGTTCGGCCTTGTCGAATTCGAATTGGATATTATTCAGTTCGATAGTGGTGCCTACTTCATAGTGTACCTGTTGGATGGCCACTACTTCTGTGCTTGCTCTTTCTTTGACTACTATCAGGTCCTCATCTGGCTTGCTTTCCAGCGGTCTTCGGCTCAGTCGCTCTCCTGGCTCTGCTCTGCGGAGCATCACTTCATCGATGTAGTAGTATGCGCCATCCGTCCCGGTCTCCAGACGTTGACTCGTGGTGACATCATCCCTATAGAAATTTCCGATGATCAAGTGCCTTTCTCCTCCTTGGGCCTTGAAGACCCCGCTGATCTTCTTCCATCCGAGAATGCTCTGCTTGATGGCTTTCTCAGAATTGATGGTGGGGGTGATATAGAGAGGCTTTCTATCCCGAGTGCTTATTGCATCCGCTTGGACCAGTGCTCCTATATTGTTGCATATCCGTGATGCTCGCTGGCTAGCATTGGCGTAGAACTCTAAATAATAGAGACTGTCGGCTTTGAGCTCTTCCTTCAACTCCACCTGTACATACTCGTGCCAATAGGTATCCGTTCCTCCTGTCCCATAGCATTTGATGCCTATCATGTTATCCCCATCCTTTGGCCGCTGGCGGTTATTGCTGTGTTTGGAAGGGTGGGCCCAGCATGTGCTGGAAACCTGCAGACTGAAAAGGTCTGGAGTGGTCTGAGTAGGACTGTTCCAATGGGTCATCCACACATCGAATTTGCCGATTCCCTGATTCCAACCACATGGAAGATCTTCCGTCATCTCGAAGGAAGGGTCAGGAACGAAATTGTATACTTCGCTGTTCTCGAAAGAAGGCAGTTTGAACTGCCCAAGTGCAGAGCAGGTCCATAGGATCAAAGCAAGTACGGTCAAGTTCCTCATCATCACAATAGCATTTGTCCAAAGCTAGAGCCACTATCGTGCCTGCTTTTTCGAATGGGAAGAGGCTTGTGAACAATGACCGGTGGATGGGAAGTATCAGAGTGGTATGGGATAGAACATCTCTATTCCCTTCACATACTTGGAGTTCTTGGTCATTCTGAAGGGGAAAGAAGTGGAGATGCCTTGGGCTTCATCATCCAGCGAGGCATCATACTTCAATTCTACCACGGTGCCATTCTCCAAGGTCATGGAGGAGGGTCTGATGCGGTCTTCGAGCACCGGATGATAGGACATCTCTCTGTCCAAGGTCACACGGTAGCCACCGCTGA
This genomic stretch from Flavobacteriales bacterium harbors:
- a CDS encoding OmpA family protein, with translation MMRNLTVLALILWTCSALGQFKLPSFENSEVYNFVPDPSFEMTEDLPCGWNQGIGKFDVWMTHWNSPTQTTPDLFSLQVSSTCWAHPSKHSNNRQRPKDGDNMIGIKCYGTGGTDTYWHEYVQVELKEELKADSLYYLEFYANASQRASRICNNIGALVQADAISTRDRKPLYITPTINSEKAIKQSILGWKKISGVFKAQGGERHLIIGNFYRDDVTTSQRLETGTDGAYYYIDEVMLRRAEPGERLSRRPLESKPDEDLIVVKERASTEVVAIQQVHYEVGTTIELNNIQFEFDKAELLPSSQKELNALANVLKDHPFMEIKITGHTDDQGDEAYNQKLSEARAQAVTAYLIHKDVEKERLHFQGLGSIMPIASNSTEEGREKNRRVEFEVIAN